One Malus domestica chromosome 11, GDT2T_hap1 genomic region harbors:
- the LOC103448801 gene encoding probable leucine-rich repeat receptor-like serine/threonine-protein kinase At3g14840, with translation MMNMFFPRFLPHSLFFVACFVTFAFGATRLPNDEVHTLKDIAKTLGKTGWNFSGDADPCSGQLPWTDPKATKESANAINCTCSSTVCHITGIILKALKAQDLQGTLPVELVNLTYLQEIDLTRNYLSGTIPPEWSSLPLLNISLLGNLLNGSIPKELGNITTLKSLDISFNNFSGPLPQELGSWVNIERLLLSSNNFTGELPETFANLTKIKDFRVSDSHFFGQIPDFIENWTNLEKLVIQASGLTGPIPSGISLLTNLTDLRITDLSGPESPIPSLDKMKNMKTLILRNCNLIGKLPPYLAHMTELKTLDLSFNKLTGVIPSSLASLPKVQYIFLTGNLLTGPVPNWPKYKVDLSYNNLTIEDASCPALSNTNLFASSSEGNSSRTVSCFKTSECPKYLYYSLHINCGGTQFTVPGKKDTLYEADTFLDGPSSLYQSTTNWAVSSTGSFIDDDRPKDTFIWRNETTLSMANPLLYMNARLSPISLTYFGFCLGNGDYTVKLHFAEIMFRNGKTYKSLGRRIFNIYIQGILVKKDFNIMDEARVFGDVVIMNFTAPVTNNTLEIRLYWAGKGTTGIPVRGVYGPLISAISVDPNFDPPPKPGGSGVPTGGVVGIVVGGVFIILLIFGILCKRGLPGQQKTLEDDLKGVGLQTGKFTLKQLKDATSNFNKANKIGEGGFGSVYKGVLADNTVIAVKQLSSKSKQGNREFVNEIGMISALQHPHLVKLHGCCVEGNQLLLVYEYLENNSVAHALFRAKESHLQLDWPTRHKICIGTARGLAYLHEESRLKVVHRDIKATNVLLDKNLKPKISDFGLAKLNEEDNTHISTRIAGTYGYMAPEYAMRGYLTDKADVYSFGILVLEIVSGRNNTTYRKKEESFYLLDWARLLKDQGDLMDLVDPRLGSDFNKEEMIVAINVALLCCNVTSTARPTMSSVVSMLEGKVVVHELVSDPNAKSIEIDAMRKHFQSSFGRGTGEKHIEMESTEGPWTASSASAHDLYPVHPDSDYWKNRSDIT, from the exons AATTCTAAAAGCCCTAAAAGCCCAAGATTTGCAAGGAACACTCCCAGTAGAGCTGGTAAATCTCACCTATCTTCAAGAAAT TGACCTCACCCGCAACTACCTGAGCGGTACCATCCCTCCAGAATGGAGCTCTCTTCCACTTCTGAACAT ATCCCTTCTTGGAAATCTTTTGAACGGTTCTATCCCCAAAGAGCTCGGAAACATCACCACCCTGAAGAGTTT GGACATCAGTTTCAATAACTTCTCTGGACCTCTCCCTCAGGAGCTTGGATCTTGGGTCAACATAGAAAGATT GCTGCTTTCCTCAAACAATTTTACTGGGGAGTTGCCAGAAACATTTGCAAATCTTACCAAAATAAAGGACTT TCGGGTTAGTGACAGTCACTTTTTCGGGCAGATACCTGATTTTATTGAGAACTGGACAAATCTTGAAAAACT AGTGATTCAAGCTAGCGGTTTGACAGGGCCAATTCCTTCTGGCATTTCTCTTTTGACAAACTTGACTGACTT GAGAATCACTGACTTGAGTGGACCTGAATCACCCATTCCTTCGCTGGATAAGATGAAAAACATGAAGACACT GATATTGAGGAATTGCAACCTTATTGGAAAGCTACCTCCATATCTTGCGCATATGACCGAATTGAAAACTTT AGACCTCAGCTTTAACAAGCTGACCGGAGTAATTCCAAGCAGCTTGGCTAGTCTACCAAAAGTGCAATATAT ATTCTTAACTGGAAACTTGCTGACTGGACCTGTACCTAATTGGCCGAAATACAAAGT TGATCTTTCATATAACAACCTCACCATAGAGGATGCAAGTTGTCCAGCCCTAAGCAACAC TAACTTGTTTGCAAGCTCGTCAGAAGGCAATAGTTC GAGAACTGTTTCATGTTTCAAAACTTCAGAATGTCCAAAAT ATTTGTACTACTCGCTCCATATAAATTGTGGTGGGACACAATTTACTGTCCCTGGAAAGAAAGATACACTATATGAAGCTGACACATTTCTAGATGGACCTTCATCATTGTACCAGAGCACAACAAATTGGGCAGTAAGCAGCACCGGTTCCTTCATTGATGATGACCGCCCTAAGGACACCTTTATATGGCGTAATGAAACTACACTCTCTATGGCCAATCCTCTACTGTACATGAACGCACGCCTTTCTCCCATCTCTCTAACTTATTTTGGGTTTTGTCTGGGAAATGGAGACTACACTGTAAAGCTCCATTTTGCAGAGATAATGTTTAGAAATggcaaaacatataaaagcttgGGAAGGCGCATATTCAATATTTACATTCAG GGAATCCTAGTGAAGAAGGACTTCAATATCATGGATGAAGCTCGTGTGTTTGGTGATGTAGTCATAATGAACTTTACTGCTCCTGTAACTAATAATACATTGGAGATTCGTTTATATTGGGCCGGGAAAGGGACGACAGGCATCCCTGTTAGAGGAGTCTATGGTCCTCTTATTTCAGCTATTTCAGTAGACCCAA ACTTTGATCCCCCGCCAAAACCTGGTGGAAGTGGCGTGCCTACAGGTGGTGTGGTTGGAATTGTGGTCGGAGGAGTCTTCATTATACTACTGATATTTGGTATTCTTTGTAAGAGAGGTCTCCCAGGACAACAAAAGACATTGGAGGATG ATTTGAAGGGTGTGGGCTTGCAAACCGGTAAATTTACCTTAAAGCAACTCAAAGATGCCACAAGCAACTTTAACAAAGCCAATAAGATTGGTGAAGGTGGTTTTGGTTCAGTTTATAAG GGCGTTCTAGCAGATAACACCGTAATAGCTGTTAAGCAGCTTTCTTCCAAATCAAAGCAAGGGAATCGTGAATTTGTTAATGAGATTGGCATGATTTCTGCTCTGCAACACCCTCATCTTGTCAAGCTCCACGGATGTTGTGTTGAAGGAAATCAACTATTGCTTGTCTATGAGTACCTGGAAAATAATAGCGTCGCTCATGCTTTGTTTA GGGCAAAAGAAAGTCATTTGCAGTTGGATTGGCCAACAAGGCACAAGATTTGTATTGGTACAGCAAGAGGTTTGGCTTATCTTCATGAAGAATCAAGATTGAAGGTCGTTCATAGAGACATCAAGGCTACTAATGTTCTGCTTGATAAAAATCTTAAACCGAAAATATCTGACTTTGGATTGGCCAAGCTTAATGAAGAGGATAATACACACATTAGCACCCGTATTGCTGGAACTTA TGGATACATGGCGCCCGAATATGCAATGCGGGGTTATCTGACTGATAAAGCAGATGTCTATAGTTTTGGTATTCTTGTATTGGAAATTGTTAGCGGGAGAAACAACACAACTTACCGGAAAAAGGAAGAAAGCTTTTATCTTCTTGATTGG GCACGACTTCTAAAAGATCAGGGGGATTTGATGGACCTAGTTGATCCAAGGTTGGGATCAGACTTTAATAAAGAGGAGATGATTGTTGCAATCAATGTGGCTCTCCTTTGTTGCAATGTTACTTCGACAGCTAGGCCTACCATGTCTTCGGTTGTGagcatgcttgaaggaaaggtTGTTGTTCATGAGTTGGTCTCGGATCCAAATGCCAAGAGTATTGAGATTGATGCAATGAGGAAACATTTTCAATCTAGTTTTGGAAGGGGCACGGGAGAGAAACATATAGAAATGGAGTCAACTGAAGGGCCATGGACTGCTTCGTCTGCGTCTGCTCACGATCTGTATCCCGTCCATCCTGATTCAGATTACTGGAAGAACAGAAGCGATATAACTTGA